GGTCTCGCCGGGACGGATCGTGAACGAGACGCCCGACAGCACCGGGCGGCCGGGCAGGTAGCCGAAGTGCACGTCGTCGAAGGCCACCTCACCACCGGCGGGCGCCGGCAGTGGGGCGGTCGGGGCGGTGACCGGTGCCGGGGCGCGCAGCAAGGCGTCGATGCGGTCCGCTGCGGCGCGGAGGACGCCGGCCTGCTTGAGTAGCAGCGCGACCTGGGCTGCCGGGCCGAGCACGGTTCCGGCGAGGACCACCGCAATCGGTGCGAGTGCGGGGTCCAGACGGCCCGTACCGACACCGTCGGCCACGACCAGCAGCCCGCCGACGCCGGCCACGGCCAGCAGCGCGTCGATGAGCGCCGTCTCCAGGCCCGCCCGGGCGGCGTTGGCCCGCTGCGCCCGGCCGAGCTGCCGGGTCCGCGCGGCCAGGTGGGCGCGCTGCCGGTCCATCGCCCCGAAGACGGTCAGCTCCCGCAGGCCCTGCACGGTGTCGACGATGTCGGCCGTCATGCTGGCGGTCGCCGCCCGGACGCGCGTGCCGTGCCGGTCGGCGTGGCGACGCAGCAGCCACGGCACCACCGTGATCAGGCCGGCCAGCGGCAGCACCACGGCGGGCAACCACGGGTCGATCGACGCGGCGAACAGCGTGCCGGCGGTCAGGACGACGGTGGCGGTCAGCAGCTGCGCGATCGTGTGCGCGAAGAGCCATTCCAGGGTCTCCACGTCGGACAGCGCGACGGTGGTGAGGTCACCGGAGCGCCTGCCGGCCAGTCCGCCGGGCGCGATCCGGGTGATCGCGTCGTAGACCCGCAGTCGCAGGTCGGCCAGGACCCGGTAGGCCAGGTCGTGCGAGACGAGCATCTCCCACCAGGTGGCCGCGGCGATGACCGCCACCAGTCCGCCGAGCACCGCGGCGACCACGTCGACCGGTGTGGGATCCCCGGTCACCGCCCGTCCGAGCAGCCATGCGCCGAGGACCGCCGCGCCGGCGGTGGCGAGCTGTCCGACGAGGTTCGCCGCCAGGGTCGCCCAGAAGGCCCCGGAGTGCCCCGCGATTGCGGGCAGCAGCCGCCGCAGCGCACCGGGCTGCCGGCCGTCGGGTCCGGGCTGCGCGGCATGGCCGGTCGACGGGGCGGCCGGGCCGGGTGCGAGCTCCGTCGTGACCATCAGTGCACCTCCTGCGCGGTGACGAGCTCTGCGTAGGCGCGGGTGGTGCGCAGCAGGTCGTCGTGGCTGCCGGTAGCGGTGATCCGGCCGTCGCGCATCAGCGCGATCCGGTCGGCGTGCCGGACGCTGGCGAGCCGATGGGCGATGACCAGGCAGGTGCGCCCGCGCGTGGCGTCGGCAAGCGCCGTCACGATCTCGGCTTCCTGTCGTCTGTCCAGGTGGGAGGTGGCCTCGTCGAGGACGAGCACCGGGGTGTCGGCGAGCAGCGCGCGGGCGATGGCCAGTCGCTGCCGCTGCCCGCCGGAGAAGGTGGTGCCGCGCTCGCCCACGGCTGTCGCGTACCCGTCGGGCAGGGCCGTGATGAAGTCGTGTGCGCCGGCGGCGCGGGCCGCGGCCCGCAGGTCGGCGTCGGTGGCGTCCGGGCGGGCCAGGCGCAGGTTCTCCGCCACCGTGCCATGGAACAGGTACGTCTCCTGCGCGACCACGGTCACCGTCCGGTGCAGCGCGTCCCGCGTGAGGTCGCGCAGGTCGACGCCGTCCACGGTGATCCGGCCGGTGTGCGGGTCGAGGTGCCGCAGCAGCAGGCTGGCCAGGGTCGACTTGCCCGCGCCGGACCGGCCGACCACTGCGACGGTCTCGCCGGGGGCCAGCCGCAGCGTCACGTCCCGCACCGCCGGCGACTCCCGGTCGGGGTAGCGGTAGCTGACCGCCTCGACGGCGACCGCCGGGCCCTCGGTGAAACGGGGGGCGAGGCGGCCGGTGTGTGTCACCGGGGCCGGCGCGGTGAGCAGGTCGGTGAGGCCGTCGACGGCGGTGATGCCGAGGTAGCCGGCGTGCCAGTGCGCGCCCAGGTCGCGTACCGGCCGGAAGCACTCCACCGAGACCAGCAGCACCAGGAACGCGGTGCTCGCGTCGGCCCGGCCGCCGCTCGCGGCCACGGCCGCGGCGACGGTCGCCGCGGCGAGCCCGGCCTGGATGAGCAGGGCGCTGATCCCGCTCTCGATCAACGACAGCCGCAGCTGCGTCATGGTGGTGACGTGCAGGTCGTGGTTGCGCGCCTCGATGCGGTCGCGCATGCGGCCGACCGCGCCGAAGGCCCGCAGGGTCGCGGCGCCCTGGAGGGTGTCGAGGAAGTCGGCGGCGAGCGCGGTGAAGGCCGCCCACCGTCCCCGGCCCCGGCGCAGGAGGGTGGCGTCCCACACCCGTGGGACGGTCAGCACCAGCAGCACGGCGGTGCCGAGCAGCGTCGCGGCGACAGGCGCGACGGTGGCCAGCCACCCCACCAGCGCCGTCGGGACGGCCACCGTGACGAGCACCTGCGGGACGTAGCGGCTGTAGTAGGCGTCGAGCCCTTCCACGCCGTCGACCAGCGTGGCCTGGGTGCGCCCGGTGCGCGCCCCGGTCAGCCAGGCCGGGCCCAGCTCGGCCAGCCGCGCCACCAACCGGTCGCGCAGCCGGGCCCGGATCCGGGCGCCCGCCGTGGCGGTCGCGACCTCCCGCCAGTACAGCAGCAGGGCCCGGGTCACGATCACGGCGAGCACTCCGGCCAGCAGCGGGGGAGTGGCGTCGAGGTCGCGGCGCGACACCGCCGCCAGCGCCGCGGCGAGCAGCAGGGCCTGACCGACGTACGCGGCCGAGACCGCCACGCCGAGCGCCGCGCACCCGGCCACCGGTGCGGCGACGGCGCCGCCGAGGCGCACCAACTCCCGATGGACGATCACGCCGCCTCCAGCGGGGTGTCCGCCAGCGCCCGGACGGTGCCGGTGTGCGCGTCGGTGACCACCCGGCCGCGTACGCCGAACACGGTGGCGAGCAGCTCCGAGGTGACCACCTCGGTGGGCGGCCCGTCGGCGGCGACCCTGCCCTCGGCCAGCGCCACGACCCGGTCGGTGAACCGGGCGGCGTGATCCAGTTCGTGCAGCACCGCCACCACGGTCAGGCCCCGCTCGGCATGCAGGCGGCGCACCAGCGACAGCACCTCCAACTGGTGCCGTACGTCGAGGAAGGTGGTCGGCTCGTCCAGCAGCAGCACCGGGGTCTGCTGCGCGAGCGCGAGCGCGAGGCGGACCCGCTGGCGTTCCCCGCCGCTGAGCGTGTCCACCTCCCGCGCGGCGAGCCCCGCCACGTCCGCCGCGTCGAGTGCGGCGACCGATTCGGCGTCCTCCGGGCGCCACAGCATCCCCAACGGCCCCCGGTGCGGGTAGCGGCCCTGCGCGACGAGTTGTCGCACGGTCATCCCCGGCATCGGCGGTAGCTGTTGGTGCAGCACGGCCACCTGCCGCGCCACGTCCCGCCGACGCATCGCGTGTGCCGGGCGGCCGCGCAGCAGGACCCGCCCGCTCTGCGGCGGGTCGATGCCGGCGAGCAGCCGCAGCAGGGTCGACTTGCCGCAGCCGTTGCGGCCCACGAGCGCCACGCACTCGCCGGGACGGACGACCAGGGACACCCCGTCGAGCACCGGCCGGTCCCGGTACCGGTACCGGACCTCCTCCGCCGCGAACACCGGTTGCGTCATGACACCTCCACGTGAGACGACCTGCGTGCCACGACGACCAGGGCCACCGCCCCGAGCAGCGCGGTCACCGCGCCCGCCGGCACGCCCAGCCGCTGTGCGGCCGATCCGGACTGCACCATCACCGTCAACACCTGCGCGAGCGCGTCCGCACCCGCGACCGCGCTCGCCCCGACCAGCGCGCCGGCCGGCAACGCCCGGCGCAGGTCCGCCCCGCACATCGCCCGGGCCACGTGTGGCACGACCAGCCCGACGAAGGCCAGCGCGCCGGCCAGCGCGACGGCCCCGGCAGCCAACGCCACGGCCAACGCGAGGCCGACCGCGCGGGCCGTGCGGGGCGGCACACCGAGCGCGACGGCGTGCCCGTCACCGGCGGCCAGCACGCTCAGCGGGGCCGAGCACAGCCAGGCCAGCACCAGCGACGCGACCAGCCACGGCCACGCGGTCTGCACGTGCGCCCAGACCCGGCCGTCGGTCGAGCCGACGAGCCAGCGCATCGCGTTGCCGAACCGACCCGGCTGGTACGCCAGCAACAGCGTGGTGACCCCGGCCAGCGCCGCCGACCCGAGCAACCCGTACGCCGCCACCTCCGTCGTCGAGCCGTGCCGCGCCAGCAGCCACATGAGCGCGCCACCGAGGGCGCCGCCGGCCAGCGCGGCGAAGAGCGCGCCGGAGGCCGAGTCCGCGGGCACCAGCCCGATCTGGATGCCGGTGAGCACGCCGAGCACCGCGCCCGGACTCACCCCCGTCAGCTCCGGCGCGGCCAGCGGGTTGCGCAACACGGCCTGCAACAGCAGCCCGGCCGCACCCAGCCCGGCACCGGCGAGTAGTGCGGTGACCAGGCGAGGCAGCCGCAGCTCGACGAGTATCCGCTGCTCCAGGGGGTCCAGCTGCGGCCAGTCCACGCCGTTGCCCACGGCCAGTTCCGCGACGGCCGCCGCGAGCAGCGCCCCGACCGCCCACCACCACCTCACGACGTGCTCCGTCGCGCCAGCATGAGCAACCCGGCGACGATGCCGACGGCCGCCGTCCACGCGCCGAGCGGAGTCTCCGCCGGAGCGAAGACGTGTCGAGCGGCGAGGTCGGCGACCGTGGTGAACAGCGCGCCGATCGCCGCCGCCCAGGGCAGCAGGAGGCGCGCGTCGGCGGCCGGGCGCAGCCGGCGGGCAGCGTGGGGCGCGACGAATCCGATCCACGCGATCGGTCCGCACGGTCCCACCACCACGGCGACCAGGACGGCGGCGAGCCCCAGCACGGCGATCCGAGCCCGGCCCACGTGCAGCCCGACGGCCGCTGCCGCCTCGTCACCGAGACGCAGCACCCCGAGCGCGGGCAACGCCAGCACGGCCAGCGGCACGCACGCCAGCAACCACGGCAGCGTCAGCCGGGCGTGGTCCCAGGTGATGCCCGTGAGGCTGCCGACCAGGTACCGGAACAGCGTGTCGTACTGCAGCCGGTCGGCAGCCGCCATCACGGTCAGCAGTACCGCCTGCAACGCGGTGGAGACCGCCGCGCCGATCAGCAGCACCGCGCCCGGGCCGCGACCCGTGCCGGCAGCCGCCAGACACACCGCACCCCCACACACCGCCCCGACCAGCGCCACCACCGGCTGTAGCGCCACCGGGACCGGCAACGCCCAGACCACCGTCACCGCCGCTGCCAGGGCACCGCCGGTGGACACCCCCAACAGTTCCGGCACGGCCAGCGGATTGCGCAGTGCCGCCTGCATCAGCAGTCCCGCCGCCCCGACCGCCGCGCCGCCCAGGAGGGCGAGCAGCAGCCGTGGCATCCGCAGCTCCCACAGCACCACCCGCGCGACGTCCGCCTCTGCGGGCAGGCTCACGCCCAGGGTCGACCCGACCGCGACGGCGAGGGCGGCCACCAGCGTCAACGCCGCCGACCAGCGCGGCACCGGCCGGGGCACGGCGACTCCGAGCGCCGTCATGCGGTCGCCTTGGCGACCGCCTCGTCGAGAATCAACCCCAACGCGCGGGTGCCCCGGCCCGAGGCCCACAGCTCCGCAGGCACCTCGTGCGCCCGGCCCTCCCGCACTGCCGTGATCCGCTTCCACACGGGGTTGGCGGCGTACTGGGCCGACACCGTCCTGGCGTCCGGGCCAAAGGTGAACGACTGGATGAACACGATGTCCGGGTCGCGCGTGAGGATCTCCTCCACGTTGTACGCCTGCGCGGTGTCGAAGCCGCCGCCCTTGCTCGGCCACGGGTAGTCGAACACCTGCGACAGCAGGTGGCCGAGCAGGTCGTCGGAGGTGTTGACCCCGATCGACGTGCCGCCGTACATCGCCAGCGCGGTCGTCTTGTTCAGTCCACGCTCGGTCGAGGTGGCCCGGGCGGCGGCGAGCCGGTCGCGGAACGCCCGCTCGGCCCGCACCTGCTGGGCGCCGCGGTCGGTGAGCGCCGCCACGTCGCGCAGGTAGCGCACCGAGTCCTCGTACGTCTTCACCTCGACCAGCCACAGCGGCGCGAACTTCTCGATCGCCGGGCGAAGCTGGTCGTGCGCTCCAGCGAGACCCATGACGAGGTCCGGCTTCGTGGCGGCGATCGCCGCCACGTCCTCGTTGCCGAACATGCCCGGCAGGGTGGGCACGGCCTTGCCGGCCTCCCCGAGGTAGTCGGGACGGGCGACGAGCTTCGGCGTGGTGGTCGCCGCCGGCGTCAGACCCAGTTCCACCAGCGCGTCGTCGCACAACCCGGTCAGGCAGACGATCCGGTCCGGCTTCGACTTCAGGCTGACCGTCTGCCCTCGTGCGTCGGTCAGGCTCAACGTGTGGGTCACCGCCTCCACCGGCGGCGCGGAAGGCGCGACGGCGGCAGCGGGCTGCGACGGTGCGGAGGAGCCACCGCAGCCGGTCAGCGTGGCACCAGCGGCGAGCAGGGCGGACAGGGCGAGACGTAGTCGTGTCACAACCATGAACTTTCGTTGGGAAGCAGAGGCAACCCGGTAACGATAACGGTTGTCATAAGCGATTACGTCGTGGGGTGGGGAGCTCGCCGGCCAGGCCGCGATCCGCACCGAGGACCGGCGGGCGATGACCGCCGAGCCGTCGCCGAGTACCTGAGCCGCGCCGCCCGCGAGTTCACCACCGGTCCCGGGCGCGGCTGCATGATCTCGACGGGCATGCTGGCCACGAGCCCGGATGCACGCGTCGCGGCCGAGGCCGTCCGCATCGAGCGCGAACGCGCGCTGGACATGATCCGCAACCGCTGCGACGACGCCCTGGAACAGGGGGAGCTTCCCGAGGAAGCCGACACCGAGAGCCTGGCCAGGGCGCTCGCCGCGGTGATTCAAGGCATGTCCGTCCAGGCGCGCGACGGCGCCGACACTCGGCAGCTTCAAGGGCTCGCCGAGGCCGCCCTGGCAGTCATCCCGAGTCGCGGATAACGACAGGCCGTGCGCAATCCACGGTTCGCTGTGCGTGGCACCCCGTCGACTCGACCAGGCTCGGTGGCGTCGTGGTGATCATCTGCCGACCCCGTCAGCGCGGGGTGGTCACTCGCAGCGGTCTTCGGCGCCTCGGTCGGACGGCTCGCAGCAGTCGGGGCGGTGCCGGTAGATCCTGAGGTCTCGGCCGCGCCGGTGGCTGTACTTGGTCGTGATCTCGTACAGGCGGGCCTGCCACACGACGACTTTCCCGCCGCCGGGCACCACCTGTCCGTCACCCGGCCCGCCGCGCAGCAGCACGTCCACCCCTCGACGGTGCGTCCCCCGCGAGCGCGCGACGCGGCGTGCGGAGCTCTGCCCTCGAGCGGGTGGTGTTGCGGGCCATGGCCCGGTCTCCCCGGCTGAACGCATCACCCAGGGGACCGCGCGCCGGTAGCTGCGGCGAGGCTCTCCACCTGCACGTAGACGTGCCGAAAGTCCACAGGGTTGGCGAGATCGCAGGTCCGGGCGTTGCGAAGTTCTCCGGCTTGCTGGCGAGGTGGGATCCTGCGGCGGGTACGCCGATCGTGGTGTCGGAGTCGATGACTCCGGTGGAACCGCTGTGCAGCTGGTCCCGAGAGCTGAGGTCCAGGCCGCGCCCGGGCCGCCTCGGCTCAGCCCAGCGCGTCCATCAGGGCCGTGACATAGGCGTATTGCCGTGCCCACCCCTCGGCGTCCGCCCGAACGGGGCAGGGCGGCCCCTGCGCGGGTTTGGTGGCCAGCATTGGTGGTGCCAGTGCGTGGGCCGGGTGGTCGGGACACCCCCAAAGACGCGAGTCGCGGCTGCACTCGTCAGCGGGCGGGCGCCGGCTCGCGGGGTCGGACCGCCCGGTCAGCCGAATGGTCTGGCTCCAAGGCCCATGTAAAGATTTCTAGACATGAGGTCAAAGATTCGGTACCTTCGTGATGTCAAGAATCTTAGACATTGGGAGGGCCTGTCATGACGCACGAAGAGAAACGCGCCTGGATCAGGCTGGTCGTCGCCATGTTCGGCTACTCCGCCTACGTGGCCCTCATCGTCAGCCGCGTCGATGGCCACTCGCTGCCCGACGTGCCGTACGCAAGCGCCCTGGTGTGGACGGTCGGCGCGGCCATCGTCGCGTCGATCGTGGCGGAGATCGGCATGGCCGTCGTGAATCCGCGCGCGCCGCGCGCCAAGGACGTGCGGGACCGCGAGATCGGCCGGCTCGGCGACCACGTCGGCCAGTCGTTCGTCGTCATCGGCGCGGTCGCCGCGATGGTCATGGCCATGGCGGACTGGGACCGGTTCTGGATCGCCAACGTCATCTACCTGTGCTTCGTGCTGTCGGCCATCGTCGGTGGCATCACCAAGGTCGTCGTGTACCGCAGGAGCTTCCCGCAGTGGTGAAGCCGACGCAGGTCACCAACTGCATCCGCGCGCTGCGCTTCGCGCACGGCGAGATGACCCAGGCCGAGCTCGCCGAGCGCATCGGCGTGACCCGGCAGACCCTCCTCGCCATCGAGCAGGGCCGCTATTCGCCATCCCTGGAAATGGCCTTCCGGATCGCCCGGGTGTTCGGCGTTCCGCTCGACGACGTGTTCCAGTACCCCGACTCCCCCGAGGAGAAGTCATGAAGGCGATCGTCCGCGACGTGTACGGCCCGGCCGACGCACTCGAACTCCGCGAGGTCGACAAACCCTCGATCGGAGTCGACGAGGTGCTCATCGAGGTACGCGCCGCCAGCCTGGACCCAGGCGTGTGGATCTTCATGACCGGCCGGCCCATGGCGGTGCGGCTCGCGGCCGGGCTGCGCCGGCCCAGGGTCGCGGTGCTCGGTCGGGCCGTCGCCGGTGTGGTGGTGGCCGTCGGCGCCGGCGTGACCCGCCTGCGCGCCGGCGACGAGGTGTACGGCACCTGTCAGAGCGGCTCGTTCGCCCAGTACGCGACAGCACGGCAGCACCGGGTGGCACCCAAGCCGGCCAACCTCACCTTCGAGCAGGCGGCAGCGATGCCCATCTCCGCGGTGACCGCGCTACAGAGCATCCGCGACGCACGCGTGCAGCCTGGACAGCGGGTGCTGATCACCGGCGCGGCCGGGGGCGTCGGGTCGTTCGCCGTCCAGCTGGTCAAGGTGTACGGGGCAGGCGTGACCGGCGTCTGCAGCACCTCGAAGATCGAGCTGGTGCGTTCCCTCGGTGCCGAGGACGTTATCGACTACACCCGGCACGAGATCGACCGTGGCGGCGCGCGATACGACGTCATCATCGACACCGCCGGCAACCGGCCGTTGTCGCTGCTCCGGCGCGCGACCACGCCGCGCGGGACGATCGCCCTCGTCGGTGGCGGCCACGCCACAGGCTGGCTGCTCGGCGGCTTCCAACGCCAGATGGCCGCGCCGTTGCTCTCACTGTCCGGCAGCCAGCGAGTGCGCGGCGTGGCCGCTCGGGAGCGTCACGAGGATCTCGAGGAACTGACCACCCTCGTCGAGGCAGGCTCGGTCACCCCGGTCATCGACCGCAGCTACGCTCTCGCCGACGCGCCCGACGCGATGCGCTACCTCGCCCAGGGCCACCCCGCGGGGAAGGTCGTCGTCACAGCTGCCGGCCGCCGGTAGAGTCCTGCACCGAGGCGGGCGCCGATGACGTGGCCACCCCGTCCCGACCATCCGCCGGGCGGTCGGCTGCGCCCGCCCGGCACCACGGACCCACGCCTCGCCGGCCGCCGTGACCGTCCTGTCGGGTGCGCCGGCACGGCAGGAGAGCGCGCCGGGGCAGCCCTACGGGGGTGGATAGCATCTGCCCATGACGTTCTGGGTTCACTACGTGGTCCCACCCGGGGCGGCCGGCGAGGGCATGCTCGTGCCCCCGGGCGACGACGCCCTCGTCTTCGCGCAGACGGTCGAGGTGGGACCGGGGGACCGGACCGTCGAGTTCTGCGTCCTCGCCGTCGCCGGCGGGATCCAGATCGCCACGGACATCGACTGCACCGCGTTGCTCCGGGGACGGGCCGAGGAAGTGGCCGTCGTCCGGGCCGTGGACGACTGGGTGCTCGAGTACGCCGCGCAGGCTGTCCGGATACACGAGCTGCTGCTCCACAGGTGGTACGAGGTCAGCTCGGCCTCGCACCCGTCGTCGATCGAGGCGCTCCGGCGGTGGCTCACGGCGCACGACCGCCCGGGCGACTACTGGCAACTGCTCGTACGGCGACCGGGTGACCGACCGGCGGATGATCGGGCCCGAGAGGGACGGTGAGGCGGGCGGCGACCGCCTGACCGACGACGGCGACGATCAGCGGGAGCCCTCTGGCGGCGGGACCGGATCCGTCGCCGGCGAGGCGCTCGGCTCGTCGCCGGGCGGGGCCGGCCGGCTGTCGAGGTAGGCGTCCAGGGCGGCAGCGCCGGCCAGCATGGCGCGGCTCCTGGCGGAGAGGCGGGCGTGCCAGTCGCGCAGCATCGACTCGAGCGGCGCGACGCCCCCGGCGGAGCGGACCTGAGCGATCAGCGGGGCGATCTGCGCCAGCAGGTAGCCGCCCCGTCTGAGCTGGTGGACCAGCCGGGCGTCGCGCACGTCGGCGGCGTGGTAGACCCGGTAGCCCGTCTGCGGGTCGCGGCGCGGCTGGACCAGGCCGGCGCGTTCCCACTTGCGGAGGGTGGCCGGGCGGACGCCGAGCCTTCTGGACAGGGGGCCGACGAACGTGGTGCTCCGTTCCTGCGGCACCGGATCGAGGTCGCCGACAGCGGCTTCCGCGGCCTGGAGGGTGCGGCGGTCGTCGAGAAGCTGGGCGTGGCTCTCGTCGATGAGCCGGAGCGCGTCCTCGGTCGCGTCCCGGTTGACCGCCTGCATGATCGCCGTGGCCGTCGCGTGCCCGTGCCCGGGCACGAGGGCGAGGAACGCGTGCAGTGCCTGCGCGTGCAGCGGCGTGTAGGTGCGGTAGCCGTGCGGGGTGCGTCCGGCGGCGGGAAGGATGCCGGCCGCCTCGTAGTTCCTGACCGCCTGTGTCGACAGGCCGTGCGCGCGCGCCAGGTCGACCGGCCTGAGCCTGCCGCTGCTTTGAAGGTTTGGCCCCATCATCCCGCTGACGTCGACGAGAAGTTTGCACCGTTGGTTCAACGATACCGTTTAGGGCATGACTGCTGGTATCGCAGAGGCCGCCCATGTCGTCGACGCCGCTGCCGTCATGGGGTTGCTCCCGACCAGGCCGCGGCTGCTCGCCCTGGGCGAGCCCACCCACGGCGAGGACGTCCTGCTCGACCTGCGCAACGATCTCTTCCGGCAACTCGTCGAGCAGGGGCGTTACCGGACGATCGCCATCGAGAGCGACTGCCTGATGGGCCTGGTCGTGGACGACCACCTCACCTCGGGCGCCGGCCTCCTCGACGACGTCATGGAGCGCGGGTTCAGCCACGGGTGGGGCGCCTTCGCGGCCAACCGTGAGCTGGTGCGGTGGATGCGCGCGTACAACGACGGCCGGCCTTCGTCGGAGCAACTGCGGTTCGCCGGATTCGACGGCCCGCTGGAGATCACCGGCGCCGCGAGCCCTCGGCAGGCCCTCACCGCGCTCCACGCCTACCTCGCCGCCCGGGTCGACGCCGGCCTGCTTCCCTGCGCCGCGGAGACGCTCGACCGCCTGCTCGGCGCCGACGATCGGTGGACCGATCCCGCCGCGATGATGGACCCGTCCCGGTCCGTGGGGCGGACGCCCGACGCCGGACGGCTGCGGCTGCTCGCCGACGAGCTGGTGGCCCTGCTCGACGCGCAGACGCCACACCTGCTTGCCGTGTCCGCACGGGAGGACTGGCACCGGGTGCGCCTGTACGGGCGTACCGCCATCGGCCTGCTGCGCTACCACCACGCGATGGCCGACACGTCACCGAGCCGCATGGCGCGGCTGCTCGGCGTGCGGGACTCGATGATGGCCGCCAACCTGCTCGCCATCGCCGGACGGGGTCCGGCACTGGTGAACGCCCACAACGGCCATCTCCAGCGGAACAGGAGCAGGATGCGGATGGGCG
The nucleotide sequence above comes from Micromonospora sp. M71_S20. Encoded proteins:
- the cydC gene encoding thiol reductant ABC exporter subunit CydC, which translates into the protein MVTTELAPGPAAPSTGHAAQPGPDGRQPGALRRLLPAIAGHSGAFWATLAANLVGQLATAGAAVLGAWLLGRAVTGDPTPVDVVAAVLGGLVAVIAAATWWEMLVSHDLAYRVLADLRLRVYDAITRIAPGGLAGRRSGDLTTVALSDVETLEWLFAHTIAQLLTATVVLTAGTLFAASIDPWLPAVVLPLAGLITVVPWLLRRHADRHGTRVRAATASMTADIVDTVQGLRELTVFGAMDRQRAHLAARTRQLGRAQRANAARAGLETALIDALLAVAGVGGLLVVADGVGTGRLDPALAPIAVVLAGTVLGPAAQVALLLKQAGVLRAAADRIDALLRAPAPVTAPTAPLPAPAGGEVAFDDVHFGYLPGRPVLSGVSFTIRPGETVALVGASGVGKSTCVHLLLRYADPTAGRITVGGVDLRDLADTDLRRTVTVVPQDVHLLPGSIADNIRLGRPDATDTDLRRAAGTAQVSAFADDLPRGLETPVGERGGALSGGQRARVAVARALLTEAPILVLDEAVANLDARTERDLAEALDAARAGRTTLVIAHRLSTIMRADRVVMLDAGRVVADGTFEDLRDRQPLAGLLADQLSVHRHAPHP
- a CDS encoding ABC transporter ATP-binding protein/permease, producing MIVHRELVRLGGAVAAPVAGCAALGVAVSAAYVGQALLLAAALAAVSRRDLDATPPLLAGVLAVIVTRALLLYWREVATATAGARIRARLRDRLVARLAELGPAWLTGARTGRTQATLVDGVEGLDAYYSRYVPQVLVTVAVPTALVGWLATVAPVAATLLGTAVLLVLTVPRVWDATLLRRGRGRWAAFTALAADFLDTLQGAATLRAFGAVGRMRDRIEARNHDLHVTTMTQLRLSLIESGISALLIQAGLAAATVAAAVAASGGRADASTAFLVLLVSVECFRPVRDLGAHWHAGYLGITAVDGLTDLLTAPAPVTHTGRLAPRFTEGPAVAVEAVSYRYPDRESPAVRDVTLRLAPGETVAVVGRSGAGKSTLASLLLRHLDPHTGRITVDGVDLRDLTRDALHRTVTVVAQETYLFHGTVAENLRLARPDATDADLRAAARAAGAHDFITALPDGYATAVGERGTTFSGGQRQRLAIARALLADTPVLVLDEATSHLDRRQEAEIVTALADATRGRTCLVIAHRLASVRHADRIALMRDGRITATGSHDDLLRTTRAYAELVTAQEVH
- a CDS encoding ABC transporter ATP-binding protein, whose protein sequence is MTQPVFAAEEVRYRYRDRPVLDGVSLVVRPGECVALVGRNGCGKSTLLRLLAGIDPPQSGRVLLRGRPAHAMRRRDVARQVAVLHQQLPPMPGMTVRQLVAQGRYPHRGPLGMLWRPEDAESVAALDAADVAGLAAREVDTLSGGERQRVRLALALAQQTPVLLLDEPTTFLDVRHQLEVLSLVRRLHAERGLTVVAVLHELDHAARFTDRVVALAEGRVAADGPPTEVVTSELLATVFGVRGRVVTDAHTGTVRALADTPLEAA
- a CDS encoding iron ABC transporter permease, which encodes MRWWWAVGALLAAAVAELAVGNGVDWPQLDPLEQRILVELRLPRLVTALLAGAGLGAAGLLLQAVLRNPLAAPELTGVSPGAVLGVLTGIQIGLVPADSASGALFAALAGGALGGALMWLLARHGSTTEVAAYGLLGSAALAGVTTLLLAYQPGRFGNAMRWLVGSTDGRVWAHVQTAWPWLVASLVLAWLCSAPLSVLAAGDGHAVALGVPPRTARAVGLALAVALAAGAVALAGALAFVGLVVPHVARAMCGADLRRALPAGALVGASAVAGADALAQVLTVMVQSGSAAQRLGVPAGAVTALLGAVALVVVARRSSHVEVS
- a CDS encoding iron ABC transporter permease, coding for MTALGVAVPRPVPRWSAALTLVAALAVAVGSTLGVSLPAEADVARVVLWELRMPRLLLALLGGAAVGAAGLLMQAALRNPLAVPELLGVSTGGALAAAVTVVWALPVPVALQPVVALVGAVCGGAVCLAAAGTGRGPGAVLLIGAAVSTALQAVLLTVMAAADRLQYDTLFRYLVGSLTGITWDHARLTLPWLLACVPLAVLALPALGVLRLGDEAAAAVGLHVGRARIAVLGLAAVLVAVVVGPCGPIAWIGFVAPHAARRLRPAADARLLLPWAAAIGALFTTVADLAARHVFAPAETPLGAWTAAVGIVAGLLMLARRSTS
- a CDS encoding ABC transporter substrate-binding protein, with the translated sequence MVVTRLRLALSALLAAGATLTGCGGSSAPSQPAAAVAPSAPPVEAVTHTLSLTDARGQTVSLKSKPDRIVCLTGLCDDALVELGLTPAATTTPKLVARPDYLGEAGKAVPTLPGMFGNEDVAAIAATKPDLVMGLAGAHDQLRPAIEKFAPLWLVEVKTYEDSVRYLRDVAALTDRGAQQVRAERAFRDRLAAARATSTERGLNKTTALAMYGGTSIGVNTSDDLLGHLLSQVFDYPWPSKGGGFDTAQAYNVEEILTRDPDIVFIQSFTFGPDARTVSAQYAANPVWKRITAVREGRAHEVPAELWASGRGTRALGLILDEAVAKATA
- a CDS encoding TetR family transcriptional regulator C-terminal domain-containing protein codes for the protein MISTGMLATSPDARVAAEAVRIERERALDMIRNRCDDALEQGELPEEADTESLARALAAVIQGMSVQARDGADTRQLQGLAEAALAVIPSRG
- a CDS encoding helix-turn-helix transcriptional regulator, producing the protein MVKPTQVTNCIRALRFAHGEMTQAELAERIGVTRQTLLAIEQGRYSPSLEMAFRIARVFGVPLDDVFQYPDSPEEKS
- a CDS encoding NAD(P)-dependent alcohol dehydrogenase codes for the protein MKAIVRDVYGPADALELREVDKPSIGVDEVLIEVRAASLDPGVWIFMTGRPMAVRLAAGLRRPRVAVLGRAVAGVVVAVGAGVTRLRAGDEVYGTCQSGSFAQYATARQHRVAPKPANLTFEQAAAMPISAVTALQSIRDARVQPGQRVLITGAAGGVGSFAVQLVKVYGAGVTGVCSTSKIELVRSLGAEDVIDYTRHEIDRGGARYDVIIDTAGNRPLSLLRRATTPRGTIALVGGGHATGWLLGGFQRQMAAPLLSLSGSQRVRGVAARERHEDLEELTTLVEAGSVTPVIDRSYALADAPDAMRYLAQGHPAGKVVVTAAGRR
- a CDS encoding TioE family transcriptional regulator gives rise to the protein MMGPNLQSSGRLRPVDLARAHGLSTQAVRNYEAAGILPAAGRTPHGYRTYTPLHAQALHAFLALVPGHGHATATAIMQAVNRDATEDALRLIDESHAQLLDDRRTLQAAEAAVGDLDPVPQERSTTFVGPLSRRLGVRPATLRKWERAGLVQPRRDPQTGYRVYHAADVRDARLVHQLRRGGYLLAQIAPLIAQVRSAGGVAPLESMLRDWHARLSARSRAMLAGAAALDAYLDSRPAPPGDEPSASPATDPVPPPEGSR